The nucleotide window GGACAAGGCTAATGGATTCTACGGCCGTCTGGATGAGATAGGTGGAGATGATGTACAGGTCGAGGGTATAATCACTGAAGACCAAATGGGAACCTCGAACAGAGGAGAGAACCAGACAGGGACGGACAACACATCAGGCTGGATGGAAGAGGAGGACCATGCGATTGACTTTAACCAGGGAATGATGGATGACGATGGTACCACCTTACTGAAGAGAAAGCCAAGCCGACTAAGTCGCCGCTGGAGCAGAAAAAGTTCCAGGAAGCCTAAATCTTCCCCAGGAAAAGAAGCACAAAAGCAAAGCGCTGAGACTGATAACAAAGAGATGCCACCAACAGCCCAAAGTCTGGAGGCAACAAACAGCGGAGAACCAGAAATGGTCCACTTTTATATAAAAGAGCATGCGGATGATCAGATTCTGATTTCAAGAAAGAGCGAACGGGAAAAGGAGCTGGAAGATGCAAGAAAAGAGACGGAAGGGAAATTGAATGGAGATTCAACAGAGATTGTAAAGAGGAATACTCTCAACAATTATTGCAAGGTGAGATTTAGCTGGATGACTTTGTGCTTGTGTCTTGTTTCTTTTCATTAGATTAACACACAAAAGCTGAAACATGCTTTTAAAAGTTTGGCTTTTAACCCGCTCAGATGTTCAGTGAGATAAATTCTTGTCATTGATTTTATTGTTGACTGACCAGAACACAATGTCCAAACAAGTTTTATACACAAGTTGTATACAGTATTGTAAGTTTAACCATATTATTTGACTCCTTTTATAATGAGCTAAATAGAGTTAAATATTACTTAAATTGCAAATATTTAAAGTGCCCTTGAACAGGGAGGGCAAAAGTTATTCTGTAACCATCTTTGGTTCCAAAAGGGAACATACTGTGAAAAGTCATGTGGGGTAAAGTTCCTTTTCACAATGTGCAGAAATAAGCAGTCTATTCGTGCCACCAGATAAGACACCATGTAATCTGTTTACTTGTGCTGCAATATATCATGTCAGTCCATTTCAGAAAAATAATCctaggtcctaatatgtaccatttaggtacatatgtatatatttggaaccaatatgtacctctgatgtACGAATATGTACTATTtggtacctctgaggtactcagacatgaactctttaggtgcaaagatgtacatttttaaaagggcACTGCCCCAGTGATAGGGACCATTTTCTGATATAGTAATTGCCCTCCTGTCTACTAGTTTGTAATATCACTTAGTGTTCTTTTTGCATTTTAATATATTCATAGGAAAGGCAAGTGATGCAAGAACAACACtctttttaatctagatttagtTGACCTTGGTCTGAGAGTTTCCATGATGAGAAATTTCTGCAAATAACCTAAGAACTAATTTGTTAATTTCGTTTTTTATGTCTTCTGTAGGCTGTTGACAGAGCTTTCCGAAGAGGATGGGAGACTTTCATTACCAATCTGTATAGTGTGACCCTGACACCGATCTCATCAACATCTTCCTCACCATCAGTCAAATCCAAACTGAACAGAAATCGTGCTTTAGCAGAGTTCAGATAAAAGCAGACTGATTGTAGGTTAAAATCTAgcagtttttttgtttaatttaaatgcacTCTGATATTTAATATGCTTCTATCTTTGTGTAGAACTGATCAGCACTTAATTTGTTTTAGACTGATCATTATGTAACCAGACAACAGGGGTCAATATGTTTCATCAGTTTATTAAGTTATTGCAGTAAGTATAGGGGCATGTTGCTGATCTTTGTTCCCTCAGGGGAAAACATGAGGCCTGTGCTCTTGATAATCTCATATGGAAAGATTGTTTGAGTCCGGATGGGATTATTTTTTGAGCTGTGAACATTATTGTGGCGTTTCTGTACTGTGGCCTTGAACTTGTGTTCTTTCCAAATACCAAAGGGTTAACtttaacaaaacaattttgGGAGCTCAAAACGCTTTAAAGAAATTATTTCAACAGGTACAACATTATTGGCAGTGAAGTATGTAATAAAACTGAGCCACGAAATGAAGTAAAGATGTTAGACTGTGTTCTGTAGCCTTATTTCACTCCACAATCTTCTAATTCACCAATATGATGTTAGAAAACTGTGGGTTTGTATGTTTTAAAGGTGTCTGTCTTTTTGTTGTAATGTCCTGTTTTAAATGCATTCACATCAAGGCAATACTTGTAATAAAAAAGCAAAGAGAAAAACAATATTGTCagttatttaaaactttacaaccCTTAATATTGCATACCACTGGGCATCTTTAAATGAAAAACGAGCATACTGTTTACTGCATGTACACGTCTCAGTATACATGTAAAGAAATGAAACGGTACAAGTATAAACGTGcaattataaaaatgttataattttttaatattacttCTTGTATGCTACATTGTTGTTACATGAGCTTGTTATGTACTGTACATTTGTACCTTAGGGAGTGATGTCgctgtaataaaaaatatttttcatttccAATTTGTGTAACAGTGAACTTTAAGTAGAATGATTGTACAGTAAGTTAGGGAAGTAATGTTAAAAATCATGACTGTTAATACTAACTTGACTCATTCACTACACTAGAAATGTAAGGtaatgattgattgattgattgattgatttatcCTCAAGAGGAAGTTTGTTTCCACCATCGATGCGTACATACATGATACAAACATACATAACATAttacaacaacataaacatatacACATGTACATATATGGAGAGCATACCTGACATGTCAATGGCCAATTCCTATTTATTTAGAGCTCGTAGAAACGGGAACAAAACTCTtactaaaattttttttactaatgtTGGGCACATTGCTTTGTGCAATAAAATGTGAGAGGTCATCAGAGAAAATGTATGAAATAGGAGTATGctatgttttgttaaatatggcctgtttattggttcttcctaatagacccttttactgtttgtacacaatgatgacgtggcagcgtatgcgcgcgcatttaggcaacggaagtatcgtaagaatcaacagtgaagcaacacaaacagtaagttattttaaaaaagttgactttatcaacattttcaacacagctaccagatccgtgtactatagtggagtggataaaagacgttagcagatggccaaaaataaagttgccagatacacatatacgtatattagtatattatattagtgcaaccaaacgcaacaacgggacattttgatgttgagaaaccgttttaataaactttctgagttgctaccacgttagaaccaatggggaataacaccacttctgttgcccaaatgcgcgcgcaggctatttgatcacgtgagctgtaaaagggtctattgctGCAGATATTATGCCATCTAGTGGGAACATTTTAAGAAACCTCCAGAGCTCGCACATGCAGGCTGCATagtgcatacgtcatcaaacctgtttttttttttattacttaaCTGAGCATAACATTctcaagtcataagcatattaaaaCAATTTACAATTAAGTAAGAATAGTCAACATTATAGTTGTTAATTTTCTGAAATAAGTCAGTCTTTATGACGTATGTAGACTACAAATGCGACTTCTGGAGGCTTGAAAAACGGCACAAATAAAGATAGAACAAAGTCATAActcaataaataaagtttttaaaattgttaaatGCTTAAACCAAAGTTATTTAAACGTTATTTGATAAGGCTCTTAATATTTTTATGCGGAATGAGGGAATGAAACCTTTTGTGAGATTTTTGAATCTTATTGGTTGTTGCAAAGTGGGCGTATATTTCACATGATGACATGTATAAAACGCGCCGATTCCATTTCTTCGTCCATTTTGGAGCAGCATTTGTCTAGGTAAGATGTTTCTTGGTTTTGTTATACTTAACGTAGTTTCTGCACGTGTGTTATATTTCTTGTTCAGCTACGGTTTGATATTTAGTAACAACAAATAGCCAGCATCTCATTGGTTTTAATTTAAGACTTGCATTTTGTAGATGTTACTTCCTTGCACGGCCCCTCCATTGGTGCGTCCTACCGGTTGCGATCAAGCCTATCACTTAAATCTTTATCCATCCGTGCTAGTTTGTCAATACTTTTGTTATATCATGGCTTTATTTTAATGTCGATTAGTTAATCGTCGTTAAGATCATTGTATTTTAAGTATAGCAATTgtaaaatgtctgtttttttctCTATGCCGTGATCTCTCAATGATGATAATTTCACAGACCTGTACTGAAACACTGTGattgtacattttatttatctGATGAGAGATTGCACGTTTTTACTTAATTCATGAAAGTAAAAGTTGGCGAGTTGCACGTGTTCTGGAAGCGTCACGTGGAATTGCTTGACCTAACCGAGATTTTCTCTTTTGCAGCCATGCGGTCCAAAATGAGTTTGCAGCTTATTGGGTGGAAAGGTCAGTATTTGTATTCGGTCTAATCATTTTATACTATAACTCAATTTATATTCGTGAGATCTAGGCAGTGGTTTGCTACATTTTAAAGCACCATTGCATAATCTTGGTTAAACGGGGCATCTTGTGCCCTCGGCTATCACGCAAGAAATCCCAAATGCTGCACATCTATTATCGTAATTTTGATTGTGTTGTTCGAATTCAGCCAAGCGTAATTAAACTTCCACACTCCTAAATAAGCTTTTCAATAATATTACAGTAATAACACTTGATTTGAGTAATTTAAGTGCATTGGTTTAGGCTTCATCCAGTGCTACTGTGATGACTTAAAGAATTCTCTCTTCCTGATTTGCGTTGAAGACGCTTTTCTTAACTGAGTAGCATTGGACATCCCCCCTCACATTTACAAGGGAATTTCTGGATAATTTCTGTGTGAACAGGGCCTgttgttaaaatgcttttatgTATGTTTTGCAGGTTCACTTGGTTCTAGTGCACTGAAGCTAAAGCTTTTTATTATAATGGTAAGTTTTGTTGAAAGAAGTTTCATATTTTGAATATTAGAATGATGATTACAATGACAAGCATATGTCTGAGTTTCAGTGATGTTTGCCTTTTTAAATTCTGACTTGATGcaaaaaacttaacttgtacTTCAGTAATTTCCCTTTTGTGTagtattaatgttttatttacttttttaaagggtgtCTACACGTGATGTTGGGGTGTGAAGTGTGCCTAGTGCCTGGATTCTGTTGGTaaggttttttttgtttaagtCTTGGTCTAACACTTTGTTTGAGATGATTAAGTTTATCTTTTTGAACTGGACGACATTTGTCTCATGGCATTCTAGTCACCAAAGTATGATCAGACATAATCTTGACTATGTTCTTATCTGTGCTTTCTACTTCATACACTTATgcctcatttttgtttttaggtGCTTTTGGGTGTTTATTGGAGTGCAGTCACTGACTTAGTGGTGAGTTCTTATTCAGTCTGCTTTCATGGAGTAGTCTGAGAGGATGAACAGGTTTTAGCCTTAATATCTGGACGGCATTATTGCCACATGGCCTTTTAGTCACCAAAGCCCCGATCAGACAAGAATAAACTTGTTTTCCTTTGTGACCGTTGAGCGAGTCCTCAAGTTTGATTTCTGTTTCAGGTGGTGCCTGCACAAAATGACCATTAATGGATGGGCTGCTCGTGTCAAAGgtatgtttagtttttttctgccAAGCTTTGTGATGTAGTCTCTGTGATGAAGATACTTAGCTCACTTTGAACCCATGTGAAACGACACGAACAACTGAGAGATTGATTTGGGTTTTGTATTACAATTCTGGCTTTGTGACCGTACTTAACATTGCCATCTCTTTTCAGGATTGGCCATCGTGTGATTGGTCATGGGTTGAATACTCCTAGTACTTTCAGGTGAGATTGTGGCTGCGTTAGTGTAAAATTTAATCCTTCTGTAACTTATGATGATTTCACTTTTGGAATCTCGTTCGTCTGAAATCCTGTTGATAAATCTTATTTCTGATGTTACAGTACTAGCTTTGTCAATATGCGTGAGAAAATGTGCTCTGAATAACTTGTAgcgttttttttcttcaaggtATTGTGCCTGATATCTGCACAGGTGAGTTTAGACATCTGCTATATAAAATGCTTTGCAGCTAGTCCTTTAATGATGCAACTTGCACACGTCTTACGCCCTGTGTCAGCACCAGAACCTGAAAAGGTGAACCCACTGGCGTTGCCTGGGCAAGAAGGGGATGACTTGTTGGGGTTACCAACAGTCTGAGAAGGACTAGCTTTAGTAATAGGCTAAATTTGACTTTATCCCCACAATTCTTTAATATCTATCTTCCTGCTCTCTCTAGTTGTGCAGAAGATGAGTTCTCCAGGAATGGCTGCGGCTTTTGACTTGGGTAAGATTACATGCTTACCGCCCCAGTCTGAATTTAAGTGACTAATTGGTAGCCCTCTGACCTTCAATCGTTTGTTTTTCacttaagtttatttaaaattaatgagTTCATTTCTTCAGGTGAATCCATGGCTCGCATGTGTTGTGGTGCTGTGTAGGAGTTTCTAAGGTATGTAGACAACATTGCATGTATGCAATACAAATTCACACAGACATGATGATTTGTGACTACCGCCCCAGTCTGATTTTAGCTGACTGATTGGTAACCCTCTGACCTCCCAGTAGTTAATGGTTTACttaaaatttgatttaaaattcTAAGTTTAAACTTTCTTTATTCCCTCAGGTGACCATGCCTTGCGACTTGCTGTCCAGATTGTAATTTAAGGTGTGTAGTTGCA belongs to Paramisgurnus dabryanus chromosome 2, PD_genome_1.1, whole genome shotgun sequence and includes:
- the LOC135730816 gene encoding uncharacterized protein; amino-acid sequence: MTIGRSSKKNKAPRSPPFLDKANGFYGRLDEIGGDDVQVEGIITEDQMGTSNRGENQTGTDNTSGWMEEEDHAIDFNQGMMDDDGTTLLKRKPSRLSRRWSRKSSRKPKSSPGKEAQKQSAETDNKEMPPTAQSLEATNSGEPEMVHFYIKEHADDQILISRKSEREKELEDARKETEGKLNGDSTEIVKRNTLNNYCKAVDRAFRRGWETFITNLYSVTLTPISSTSSSPSVKSKLNRNRALAEFR